CGGAAGCCCTGCAAGCGGTGGCCAAGGACATCGGTGAAACCACCATCCTGGCCCGCGCCGGCGGTGCACCGACCCTGGCAGTCGGTATCGCGCAGATCCTGCACAACATTCTGCCGGGTGAAAACACCATGGCGTTCTGGTACCACTTCGCGATCCTGTTCGAAGCGCTGTTCATCCTGACCGCGGTGGACGCCGGCACCCGTGCCGGACGCTTCATGCTGCAGGACTTGCTCGGCTCCTTCGTGCCGGCGCTGAAGCGCACTGATTCCTGGACCGCCAACCTGATCGCCACCGCCGGTTGTGTGGCGATGTGGGGTTACCTGTTGTACCAGGGCGTGATCGATCCGCTGGGCGGCATCAACACCTTGTGGCCGCTGTTCGGTATCTCCAACCAGATGCTGGCTGGTATCGCGCTGATGTTGGCGACCGTCGTACTGATCAAAATGAAACGCCAACGCTACGTCTGGGTCACCATGCTGCCGGCGGTGTGGCTGCTGATCTGCACCGTTACCGCAGGCTTCATCAAGCTGTTCGATGCCAATCCGGCCATCGGTTTCCTCGCGCTGGCCAGGAAATACAGCGATGCACTGGCCAACGGTCAGGTGCTTGCCCCGGCCAAAAGCATCGAGCAGATGCAGCACGTGATCTACAACGCGTACACCAACGCAACGCTGACCGCGCTGTTCCTGTTCGTAGTCTTCAGCATCCTGTTCTTTGCCCTCAAGGTCGGTATCGCCGCCTGGGGTACCAAGGAACGCACGGATAAAGAAGCGCCATTCCAGGCCATACCGGACGCTTGATCGAGGATTGCGAACATGTTCAATGACCTGAGTCGCCTCGGTAAATACCTCGGTCAGGCCGCGCGCCTGATGGTCGGCATGCCCGACTACGACAACTACGTCGAGCACATGCAGAGCAAACACCCGGACAAGCCGGTGATGAGTTACGAGGTGTTCTTCCGGGAGCGCCAGGAAGCTCGTTACGGCAGCAAGGCCGGGCCGAAGTGCTGTTGACCCGGTTGTCGGCTTAACAGCAATCCCTGTGGGAGCTAGCCTGCCAGCGATGACGGCTGAACATTCAACATCATTGTTGATTGACAGTCCGCCATCGCTAGCAGGCTAGCTCCCACAGTTGTTTTGTATGCAGCAACTTTCAGGGTTTACGTTCGATAATGGTTCGCGCGGGCTCATTGCGACAAATCAGTTGATCCCGGTAATGGTCACAAATCGCTTTCAGCACATCAGCCGCGCAGGCCCCGCTTATCCTTCTATCAATGGTAAAACTCGCCACGTCTCCTTTCAGTTGAATATCCACCCCTGACACTGTCTCCAGTCGCTGTTTGATCTCCCCAAGCGTCCAGGGCTTATCCTTGAAAATAATACTGTCGGCCGGATAGTGGTTATTCAGCCACCCATAGATGCCGCCCAATACAGCGAAGCAGGTCAGCAGGCACAGCAGGGGAGGCGGCAACTTCAAGTGGACTTTGTCATAGATGATTTCCGTGAGCGCTTGCCAGAGTTTCAGGTGAAAGGACAAACCAAGGCCCACAAGCAGCAAGATCGCGGCACCGATCATCGCCACCATCAAACCCGTCCGGTCAAGGTCCGATAATTCTGCGCCCAGGCGCGGACCCCAGATAGAAAGGCATGGTATTTACCTTTATGGGGTGGGGGAAAACGTGGTGATTCGAGCGTAGCGGGCAGTTGTGATTTTTTTCTTTCTGGTCTGGAATTCGCATATCGCTAGGCGTAATTACGGCAACTCTTCCCATTTGACGTGCGTCAAACCGGACTTTTCAGCGTGTCCGCGCAGTTGCGCACCATTTTGCTGAGCCACGTCTTCCCCATACAAAAGGCCCACGCCCGCGTGCAGACACGCGTAGTACCACGCATCTTCATCGGTCATGTGTACGTCCGGCTGGACGAACATTCGGCGCGAGCCATTCAAACAGTAAGTGATTTCAAAATGCCGAGAGCGCATCAGCCATTTCTCCAGGTGATGCGGCTCCGACATTAGTGGCTTAGTGCCAGTTCCCTTTCTTTTTCGGGCTTCTTCCCGTTTCTGCCAAACGCGGAGGTTTTTTGTTCTGAAAATAAACATTCCCGTCGTCATTGCCTAAGCTTCATCTACCGCCTCCATGCCCGAGTCATCCTGAGGTGCAACATGAACCGAAAGACGCTGTACTGCTTGGTCATCGCCATTGCCTTGGGCGGTTGCGCCTCCAAGCCCGAACCCGTCATCAAGCCCGTCACCCCGACAGCCGTGGCACTTGACGATGCTCAGATCCACAGCACGCTGATCGGCCACAAACTGAACAATATCGGCAAGGCCGGATTGCCCTATTCATTGAGCTTCAATGCAGATGGCACCGAAATTTTTGCGCTTGAGGGATATCCTCCAGAAACAGAACGCTGGACAACCAAGGACGGCGTGATTTGTTTTACATCCCCCAAAATCCGCAAAGAGTGCTATCGACTGATGAAGGACAATGACGATTATTGGCTGGTGTATCCAGTTTCCGGAAAGGTGCACTATCACTACACCTTGACGCCCCAGTAGTTGAATTTCGGTTGAGGGATAAGAACGCTGGATGATTGATGGCGTATGGGCTCTATTGCCAGCGGTCATCACTCGGTAGGTCACGGGTGCCGGTCGAGTGTTTCGCCGCTACAATGCGTGCCTCGACCGTGACAAACCAGATAAAAAAACATGTCTCTACCTAAACATCACCTGGAGCTGCTCAGTCCCGCCCGTGACGTGAGCATCGCCCGCGAAGCCATCCTGCATGGTGCCGACGCCGTGTATATCGGTGGCCCAAGCTTCGGCGCCCGCCACAACGCCTGCAATGAGGTGAGTGAAATCGCCGGGCTGGTGGAATTCGCCCGTCGCTACCACGCCCGGGTGTTCACCACCCTCAACACGATCCTGCATGACAATGAACTGGAGCCGGCCCGCAAGCTGATCCACGAACTGTACGATGCCGGTGTCGATGCGTTGATCGTCCAGGACCTGGGCGTGATGGAGCTGGATATCCCGCCGATCGAGCTGCACGCCAGCACCCAGACCGACATCCGCACCCTGGCGCGAGCCAAGTTCCTTGACCAGGCGGGCTTCTCCCAACTGGTACTCGCCCGCGAGCTTAACCTGCAAGAGATTCGCGCCATCGCCGACGAGACCGACGCGGCGATCGAGTTCTTCATTCATGGCGCGCTGTGCGTGGCGTTCTCCGGCCAGTGCAATATTTCCCACGCACAGAACGGCCGTAGTGCCAACCGTGGCGACTGCTCCCAGGCCTGCCGTTTGCCGTACACCCTCAAGGACGACCAGGGCCGCGTCGTTGCCTATGAAAAACACCTGCTGTCGATGAAGGACAACAACCAGAGCGCCAACATCCGCGCGTTGGTGGAAGCCGGCGTTCGCTCGTTCAAGATCGAAGGGCGCTACAAGGACATGGGGTATGTGAAGAACATCACGGCCTACTACCGCCAGCGCCTGGACGATGTTCTCGAAGACCGTCCGGACCTGGCCCGCGCTTCAAGTGGCCGCACGGCGCACTTCTTCGTGCCCGACCCGGACAAGACCTTCCACCGTGGCAGCACCGACTACTTCGTCAGCGAGCGCAAGGTCGACATCGGCGCCTTCGATTCACCGACCTTCACCGGCTTGCCGGTGGGCGTGGTGGAGAAGGTTGGCAAGCGCGACTTGCAGGTGGTGACCTTCGAACCGTTGTCCAACGGCGATGGCCTCAATGTGCAGATCAAGCGCGAGGTGGTGGGATTCCGCGCCAATATCGCGGAGCCCAGGGGAGAGTTCGACGAAGAGGGCCAGAAGCGCTATCGCTACCGCGTCGAGCCCAACGAGATGCCGGAAGGCATGTACAAGCTGCGGCCCAACCATCCACTGAGCCGCAACCTGGACCATAACTGGCAGCAAGCCTTGCAGAAGACGTCTGCCGAACGTCGTATCGGCCTGACCTGGGTCGCACGGCTGGACGAACAGCGCCTGCAACTCACCGCCACCAGCGAGGAGGGCGTCAGCGCCAGCGTTTCCCTGGACGGCCCGTTCGGTCTGGCCAACAAGCCGGAGCAGGCCCTGGAGCAACTGCGTGACTTGCTCGGTCAACTGGGCACCACCGACTACCACGCCACCGCCATTGAACTGGATGCGCCCCAGGCGTTTTTTGTCCCCAATTCGCAGCTCAAGGCCTTGCGCCGCGAAGTGATCGAAGCATTGACCGCGGCCCGCCTGCTGGCCCACCCACGGGGAGGCCGCAAGGCCGAAACCAACCCGCCGCCGGTGTACCCGGAATCGCACCTGTCGTTCCTGGCCAACGTCTACAACCAGAAGGCCCGCGACTTCTATCACCGACATGGCGTGAAGCTGATCGACGCGGCCTTCGAGGCCCACGAGGAAACCGGCGAAGTGCCGGTGATGATCACCAAGCACTGCCTGCGTTTCTCCTTCAACCTTTGCCCCAAGCAAGCCAAAGGCGTCACCGGTGTGCGCACCAAGGTCGCGCCAATGCAACTGGTGCACGGTGACGAGGTGCTGACGCTGAAGTTCGACTGCAAGCCTTGCGAGATGCACGTCATCGGCAAGATCAAGGGACACATCCTCGATCTGCCGCAACCGGGCAGCGTCATGGAACCGATCGTCGGTCACATCAGCCCCGAAGACCTGCTCAAGACCATCCCTCGCGCGCCCCACTGAGCGTGACAGGCGAGCGTGCAGTTGTCCTGTTGCGCTCGCCTGATCGACCCGATTGCGTGTATGGCAGGCCAGAATCTAAATACGAAACTGGCCAACCAGACGACCCAGTCGACTCCCCAGATCCGTGAGACTTCTGGAGGTTTGTGCGCCATTCTTGGCGTCACCGGCGACTACGTCAGCCGCCTGTGAGATGTGACTCATACTGCGGTTTACTTCTTCGGCCACGGCGTTTTGCTCTTCGGACGCGCTGGCGATCTGAGCGTTCATGTCATTGATGGTGTCGATCAGTTGGCTGATGGCGTCCAGCGACATTCCCGCCCGGTTTGCCAGCTCCCCCGTTGTCCGGCCTGTGTCGCTGGAGCGGCCCATTGTGATCATGGCGCCTTGAGTACCTTTTTGCAGCAGGCTGATCATCCCATGGATTTCCTGAGTGCTTTTCTGCGTACGGCTGGCCAGGGCCCTGACTTCGTCAGCGACCACCGCAAAACCACGACCCGCATCGCCGGCCCGTGCTGCTTCAATGGCGGCGTTCAAAGCCAATAGATTGGTTTGCTCCGCGATAGAACGAATGACGTCAACGACACCGGCTATCGACTGTACATCCTTGTTCAGGCTGTCCAGGGACGCGCTGCTTTGGCCGATTTCCTCAATCAACGAATGAATGCTTTCGATGCTCCTGTTGACGACATCCCTTGCCTGCCCACCCACATCGCTGGTTTCCCGTGCTGCGAGCGAAGCACTTTGGGCACTGACGGAAA
This DNA window, taken from Pseudomonas fluorescens NCIMB 11764, encodes the following:
- a CDS encoding peptidase U32 family protein yields the protein MSLPKHHLELLSPARDVSIAREAILHGADAVYIGGPSFGARHNACNEVSEIAGLVEFARRYHARVFTTLNTILHDNELEPARKLIHELYDAGVDALIVQDLGVMELDIPPIELHASTQTDIRTLARAKFLDQAGFSQLVLARELNLQEIRAIADETDAAIEFFIHGALCVAFSGQCNISHAQNGRSANRGDCSQACRLPYTLKDDQGRVVAYEKHLLSMKDNNQSANIRALVEAGVRSFKIEGRYKDMGYVKNITAYYRQRLDDVLEDRPDLARASSGRTAHFFVPDPDKTFHRGSTDYFVSERKVDIGAFDSPTFTGLPVGVVEKVGKRDLQVVTFEPLSNGDGLNVQIKREVVGFRANIAEPRGEFDEEGQKRYRYRVEPNEMPEGMYKLRPNHPLSRNLDHNWQQALQKTSAERRIGLTWVARLDEQRLQLTATSEEGVSASVSLDGPFGLANKPEQALEQLRDLLGQLGTTDYHATAIELDAPQAFFVPNSQLKALRREVIEALTAARLLAHPRGGRKAETNPPPVYPESHLSFLANVYNQKARDFYHRHGVKLIDAAFEAHEETGEVPVMITKHCLRFSFNLCPKQAKGVTGVRTKVAPMQLVHGDEVLTLKFDCKPCEMHVIGKIKGHILDLPQPGSVMEPIVGHISPEDLLKTIPRAPH
- a CDS encoding YbdD/YjiX family protein; amino-acid sequence: MFNDLSRLGKYLGQAARLMVGMPDYDNYVEHMQSKHPDKPVMSYEVFFRERQEARYGSKAGPKCC
- a CDS encoding DUF6555 family protein, whose translation is MTTGMFIFRTKNLRVWQKREEARKRKGTGTKPLMSEPHHLEKWLMRSRHFEITYCLNGSRRMFVQPDVHMTDEDAWYYACLHAGVGLLYGEDVAQQNGAQLRGHAEKSGLTHVKWEELP